A section of the Prevotella melaninogenica genome encodes:
- a CDS encoding cupin domain-containing protein: MIIDFDKIAEEHIEGFKGGEGKLDMRAFVDDQARIMYSTLRPGASSGKHQHIGSFEVMYVISGELTVHYDDTTEVARVGQLHYCPEGHFHWFENCTDHDVVYLAIVPTLR, translated from the coding sequence ATGATTATTGATTTTGATAAGATTGCCGAAGAGCATATTGAAGGCTTTAAAGGCGGTGAAGGTAAATTGGATATGCGTGCTTTCGTAGATGATCAGGCTCGTATTATGTATTCAACCTTGCGTCCAGGTGCAAGTAGTGGAAAGCACCAGCATATTGGTTCTTTTGAGGTTATGTATGTTATCAGTGGCGAACTGACTGTTCATTATGACGATACGACAGAAGTAGCAAGAGTAGGGCAGTTACATTATTGTCCAGAAGGTCATTTCCATTGGTTTGAGAACTGTACAGACCATGATGTAGTTTACCTTGCTATTGTTCCAACATTGAGATAA
- a CDS encoding cyclically-permuted mutarotase family protein, translating to MTTITLLTGLGANVSDADSLMAMSGFPTDEVGIEHGVSACYAGCIDNQLVMAGGCNFPINTLAPDSKKVYYSGIYATTTDDGDQLNWKLVGHLPEPLAYGVTVTYDNSMIVVGGMNNDGSYGKVYRVTFVDGKAEVSVLPSMPCSVDNMAGALVGRHLYVAGGAMDGKASNRVLCLDLDNISAGWKDIKPFPGLVRVQPVAGSMGDNRFCLFGGFAPAANGEEAKLAMDGCVYDETTDEWQVLEGPKDDKGEPLFVGGGTAINLCKDQLLVMGGVNKDVFLSAVNHPQPDYLSHPIEWYRFNPYTLYYNKDGWKVLYKSPETARAGAALAQTNHGLYVIGGELKPRVRSNKIVKYPKR from the coding sequence ATGACAACGATAACTTTATTGACGGGATTGGGTGCAAATGTTTCTGATGCCGATAGCCTAATGGCAATGAGTGGTTTTCCTACCGATGAAGTAGGAATCGAACATGGTGTATCTGCTTGTTACGCAGGTTGTATTGATAACCAACTTGTAATGGCAGGTGGTTGTAATTTTCCCATAAATACATTGGCTCCAGATAGCAAAAAGGTTTATTACAGTGGGATTTATGCTACCACAACTGACGATGGTGACCAACTGAATTGGAAGTTGGTTGGTCATTTGCCTGAGCCATTGGCTTATGGAGTTACTGTGACTTACGACAATAGTATGATTGTTGTTGGTGGAATGAATAATGATGGGAGCTACGGAAAAGTTTATCGTGTAACTTTTGTTGATGGTAAAGCAGAAGTTTCTGTTCTTCCTTCTATGCCTTGCTCTGTGGATAATATGGCTGGTGCTTTGGTCGGCAGACATCTTTATGTAGCAGGAGGAGCAATGGATGGTAAGGCTTCTAATCGTGTTTTATGCCTTGATTTAGATAATATCTCAGCTGGTTGGAAGGACATAAAGCCTTTCCCTGGCTTGGTACGTGTACAGCCTGTAGCAGGTAGTATGGGTGACAATCGTTTCTGTCTTTTCGGTGGTTTCGCTCCTGCAGCAAATGGTGAGGAAGCAAAGTTGGCGATGGATGGTTGCGTTTATGATGAGACTACTGATGAATGGCAGGTACTTGAAGGTCCGAAGGACGATAAGGGAGAACCGCTGTTTGTAGGTGGTGGTACGGCTATCAACCTATGCAAAGATCAGCTTTTGGTGATGGGAGGCGTTAATAAAGACGTTTTCCTCTCAGCTGTTAATCATCCTCAACCAGATTATTTGAGTCATCCTATTGAGTGGTACCGCTTTAATCCATATACTTTATACTATAATAAAGATGGCTGGAAGGTTCTTTATAAGAGTCCAGAAACGGCACGTGCTGGTGCTGCCTTGGCACAGACCAATCATGGTTTATATGTGATTGGTGGTGAGTTGAAGCCAAGAGTGCGTAGTAATAAGATTGTAAAGTATCCTAAACGTTGA
- a CDS encoding MFS transporter — protein MKKYYPWVLVALLWFVALLNYMDRQMLSTMQEAMKVDIAELNQAEAFGALMAVFLWIYGIVSPFAGIIADRANRKWLVVGSIFVWSAVTYLMGYAESFDQLYWLRAFMGVSEALYIPAGLSLIADWHEGKSRSLAIGIHMTGLYVGQAVGGFGATLAAMFSWHAAFHWFGIIGIVYSLVLLVFLKENPKHGQKAASQGEAKSSKNPFRGLSIVFSTWAFWVILFYFAVPSLPGWATKNWLPTLFANSLDIPMSSAGPMSTITIAVSSFIGVIMGGIVSDRWVQRNLRGRVYTSAIGLGLTVPALMFLGFGHSLVSVVGAGLCFGIGYGMFDANNMPILCQFISSKYRSTAYGIMNMTGVFAGAAVTQVLGKWTDGGNLGLGFAILGGIVVLALVLQLSCLKPTTDNME, from the coding sequence ATGAAAAAATATTATCCTTGGGTACTTGTTGCCCTCCTTTGGTTTGTTGCCCTGCTGAATTATATGGATCGCCAGATGTTGTCGACGATGCAGGAGGCTATGAAAGTTGATATTGCAGAGCTGAATCAAGCTGAGGCTTTCGGTGCATTGATGGCTGTATTCTTGTGGATTTATGGTATTGTGAGTCCATTTGCAGGAATTATTGCTGACCGTGCTAACCGTAAGTGGCTTGTAGTCGGTAGTATCTTTGTATGGTCTGCAGTGACTTATCTTATGGGTTATGCTGAGAGTTTCGACCAACTTTATTGGCTTCGTGCCTTTATGGGCGTCAGCGAAGCACTTTATATCCCAGCTGGTCTGTCACTCATTGCCGATTGGCATGAAGGAAAGTCACGCTCATTGGCGATTGGTATTCACATGACAGGTCTTTATGTTGGACAAGCTGTTGGTGGTTTTGGAGCAACGTTGGCTGCAATGTTTTCATGGCATGCAGCCTTCCATTGGTTTGGTATTATTGGTATTGTTTACTCACTTGTATTGCTTGTATTCTTGAAAGAGAATCCAAAGCATGGACAGAAAGCGGCTTCACAAGGTGAGGCTAAGTCAAGCAAGAATCCTTTCCGTGGTTTGTCTATTGTGTTCTCTACTTGGGCTTTCTGGGTAATACTCTTCTATTTTGCAGTGCCAAGTCTTCCAGGTTGGGCTACAAAGAATTGGTTGCCAACACTATTCGCTAATAGTTTGGATATACCAATGTCAAGTGCAGGACCAATGTCTACGATAACTATTGCTGTATCATCATTCATTGGTGTTATCATGGGTGGTATTGTTTCAGACCGTTGGGTACAGCGTAACCTACGTGGACGAGTATATACCAGTGCTATTGGTCTTGGTCTTACAGTTCCTGCCCTCATGTTCTTGGGCTTTGGTCATAGCCTTGTGTCTGTCGTTGGAGCAGGCTTGTGCTTTGGTATTGGTTATGGTATGTTTGACGCTAACAATATGCCAATCCTCTGTCAGTTCATTTCATCAAAGTATCGCAGTACCGCATACGGAATCATGAATATGACTGGTGTGTTTGCAGGAGCTGCCGTTACACAGGTATTAGGTAAGTGGACTGATGGTGGTAACCTCGGTCTTGGCTTTGCTATCTTGGGTGGTATTGTTGTGTTAGCTTTAGTTTTGCAGCTCTCTTGCTTGAAGCCAACAACCGACAATATGGAGTAA
- a CDS encoding dihydrodipicolinate synthase family protein, with amino-acid sequence MEKIIGLIDAPFTPFYANGDVNLEPIEAYAAMLQKNGLKGVFINGSSGEGYMLTTEERMQLAERWMQAAPEGFKVIVHVGSCCLRESVRLAEHAEKIGAWGIGAMAPPFPKIGRIEELVKYCETIAAAAPSLPFYYYHIPAFNGAFLSMLELLKAVDGRIPNFAGIKYTFESLYEYNQCRLYKDGKFDMLHGQDETILPSLAQGGAKGGIGGTTNYNGRELTGIIEAWNKGDIETAREKQNFSQEVINVICHFRGNIVGGKRIMKLMGFDLGPNRVPFQNMTDEEEARMKKELEEIGFFERCNKF; translated from the coding sequence ATGGAAAAGATTATCGGATTAATTGACGCACCGTTCACGCCATTCTATGCTAATGGCGATGTCAATCTTGAGCCTATTGAGGCTTATGCAGCTATGTTGCAGAAGAACGGTTTGAAGGGAGTATTTATCAATGGTTCGTCTGGTGAGGGCTATATGCTCACAACAGAAGAGCGTATGCAGTTAGCTGAACGCTGGATGCAGGCTGCACCAGAAGGTTTCAAGGTTATCGTACATGTGGGCAGTTGCTGCTTGCGTGAGAGCGTACGCTTGGCTGAACACGCAGAGAAGATTGGTGCATGGGGTATCGGTGCGATGGCTCCTCCTTTCCCAAAGATTGGTCGTATTGAGGAGTTGGTGAAGTATTGTGAGACAATTGCAGCCGCAGCTCCTTCACTTCCTTTCTACTATTATCACATTCCTGCATTCAATGGTGCATTCTTGTCAATGCTCGAACTCTTGAAAGCTGTTGATGGTCGTATCCCTAACTTCGCAGGTATTAAGTACACCTTTGAGAGTCTTTATGAGTACAATCAATGCCGTCTTTATAAGGATGGTAAGTTCGACATGCTGCATGGACAGGATGAAACGATTCTCCCAAGTTTAGCTCAAGGCGGTGCAAAGGGTGGTATCGGTGGCACAACCAACTATAATGGTCGTGAACTGACAGGTATCATCGAGGCTTGGAACAAGGGTGACATCGAAACTGCACGTGAGAAACAAAACTTCTCACAGGAGGTTATTAATGTTATTTGTCACTTCCGTGGCAATATCGTTGGTGGTAAGCGCATTATGAAGTTGATGGGCTTTGACCTCGGTCCAAACCGTGTTCCTTTCCAGAATATGACAGATGAGGAAGAGGCACGTATGAAGAAGGAGCTTGAGGAAATCGGTTTCTTCGAGCGTTGCAATAAGTTCTAA
- a CDS encoding type I asparaginase, with protein MNRTNKVLLIYTGGTIGMGHNQRTGALEPLDFNHLVDNVPEFKLIPTEVDTYQFDPPIDSSDMSPVRWKQLVKVIADRYDEYDGFVVLHGTDTMSYTASVLSFMFENLTKPIILTGSQLPIGQLRTDGKENLMTSLELASAHHLDGTPMVPEVCIYFSGHLLRGNRSTKQNADDFNAFDTFNYPHLCEAGVNFNFKEHSILKPDFTKPMVPHFELDNNVIIFSLFPGIEEHLIRHMFDAPELRSIVMRSYGSGNAPQYPWLMNILRKVSERDIIVVNISQCISGQVEMNRYDTGYQLKDTGVISGYDSTVEAAVTKLMYLQAKYNDTETIRKYMNQSIAGEITIYN; from the coding sequence ATGAACAGAACCAACAAAGTATTACTCATTTATACAGGCGGTACCATTGGTATGGGACATAACCAACGGACAGGTGCATTGGAGCCATTAGACTTCAACCATCTTGTTGATAACGTTCCCGAGTTCAAACTAATCCCTACGGAGGTTGACACCTATCAGTTCGATCCACCTATCGACTCTTCTGACATGTCACCTGTCCGATGGAAGCAGTTGGTGAAAGTCATTGCAGACCGCTATGACGAATATGACGGTTTTGTTGTTTTGCATGGTACAGATACGATGTCTTATACCGCTTCTGTCTTGTCGTTCATGTTTGAGAACCTTACAAAGCCTATTATCCTTACGGGTTCACAACTTCCAATCGGACAGCTACGTACAGATGGTAAGGAGAACCTCATGACAAGTCTTGAATTGGCATCTGCACATCACTTAGATGGCACGCCAATGGTACCAGAGGTTTGTATCTACTTTAGCGGTCATCTCTTACGAGGCAATCGCTCAACGAAGCAGAATGCAGACGACTTTAATGCGTTTGACACCTTTAATTATCCTCATCTCTGCGAGGCTGGTGTCAACTTCAACTTTAAAGAACATAGTATATTAAAGCCAGACTTTACGAAGCCAATGGTGCCACACTTCGAGTTGGATAATAATGTGATTATCTTCTCTCTATTCCCAGGTATTGAAGAGCATTTGATTCGTCACATGTTTGATGCACCAGAGTTGAGAAGTATTGTCATGCGATCATACGGAAGTGGAAATGCTCCACAGTATCCTTGGCTCATGAATATACTCCGTAAGGTTTCAGAGCGTGATATTATTGTGGTTAATATCAGCCAGTGTATTAGCGGACAGGTGGAGATGAATCGTTACGATACGGGCTATCAACTCAAAGATACTGGTGTAATCAGTGGTTATGATAGTACGGTTGAAGCAGCTGTAACAAAATTGATGTATCTGCAAGCTAAATACAACGATACTGAAACTATTCGCAAATACATGAACCAATCTATTGCAGGCGAAATCACTATCTATAATTGA
- a CDS encoding nucleoside phosphorylase, with translation MEKKYFAPSELIINEDGSIFHLHLKPENLADKVILVGDPGRVALVASHFENKECEVANREFCAITGTFKGKRITVLSTGIGCDNIDIVLNELDALANIDFKTRTENEQLRQLTLVRIGTCGGLQPYTPVGTYIASAKSIGFDGLLNFYAGRNQASDLEFEAEFKKQVEWDSQLGNPYVACADKELLDTIAADDMVRGVTIACGGFFGPQGRELRLPLQDPKLNEKIENFSYNGMQVTNFEMESSALAGLATLMGHKAVTACMVIANRLAKEANASYKNTIDGLIEKVLERI, from the coding sequence ATGGAGAAGAAATATTTTGCCCCTTCTGAACTGATTATTAATGAAGATGGAAGTATCTTTCATTTGCACTTGAAACCAGAGAATCTTGCTGATAAAGTTATACTTGTTGGTGACCCTGGTCGTGTTGCACTCGTTGCTTCACACTTTGAGAACAAAGAATGTGAGGTTGCTAATCGTGAGTTCTGTGCTATCACAGGTACTTTCAAGGGAAAGAGAATTACGGTTTTGAGTACAGGTATTGGCTGTGACAATATTGATATCGTTTTAAACGAATTAGATGCGCTTGCTAATATTGATTTCAAGACACGTACAGAGAATGAGCAGTTGCGTCAGTTGACACTCGTACGGATTGGTACTTGTGGTGGATTGCAGCCTTACACACCTGTTGGTACTTATATAGCGTCTGCCAAGAGTATTGGTTTCGATGGCTTGTTAAACTTCTATGCAGGTCGCAATCAGGCTTCTGACCTTGAGTTTGAAGCGGAATTCAAGAAGCAGGTTGAATGGGATTCGCAGTTGGGTAATCCATACGTGGCTTGTGCTGATAAGGAGTTGCTTGATACTATTGCAGCTGATGATATGGTACGTGGAGTTACAATTGCTTGTGGAGGATTCTTCGGGCCACAGGGACGTGAGCTTCGTTTGCCATTGCAGGACCCTAAACTGAATGAAAAGATAGAAAACTTCTCTTATAATGGTATGCAGGTAACTAACTTTGAGATGGAGTCATCGGCACTTGCTGGTCTTGCTACTCTTATGGGACATAAGGCTGTTACAGCCTGTATGGTTATTGCCAACCGCCTTGCTAAAGAAGCAAACGCAAGCTATAAGAATACTATTGATGGCTTGATAGAGAAGGTGTTGGAGAGAATATAA
- a CDS encoding ATP-binding protein, whose protein sequence is MKYLNRIIFINSANIPYAEISVDGNVHFTGTQGVGKSTVLRALLFFYNADKHKLGIQQGQKSFDEFYFRQSNSHILYEVMRDNGAYTILVNRYQGRASWRFIDAPYQREWLIDNDKQVLSDWVKIRERIDKNVSVSARIDSGVMFKDIIFGNTHDHKFTRYALVQSSHYQNIPRSIQNVFLNTKLDADFVKNTIIQSMADEDHPIDLQTYRRLVTDFEREYDEIDCWFRQTRNGIYPVRQQALKIAEQGRKIVAFDQQLLDVWHMLNYVVVDDEQQIPLLESKLVDVKNNIEKESKRQKELKADYDKEKDSLNQDLGGKNSKLKEIAEKRKYFDAINIKEKVALNAREKSLKHEAAEKKMLLDDLLKTNASIAEKYNIAKAKLENAHQAFINRLRETLYTKQTELQQERNRYEEERSKNRNLVMNVYRTLSLDSKERLQSLIAEQYRADSRVKELRQWHPKENDIKLVKEQLVQLDIKEKANKEEQKTVRIQIEKLTNEFEMKEAELKQASLQEQKRLENDRTICRNEIERINDLLSHLDDSLYHWLCENAEGWEDTIGKVVDEERILYAQGLEPTLDNKTDNLFGVKLNLENIEPTHRTPDEYRTKKKNLESQLQLLNRQLSQLSVTLQEEISKLGKKYGNLLKPLRQEATQLRVEAEQIPTKRQNLQNQQHKLKMEEQEIISSEQELRMRAFNDATLKVEAEKERQAKNDAKNEKDLKELDAAFNRSVKALNNELHTFQEQQKTEVELHNQEFENQKAQLDKQQKAELEGKGVDIKLLNEYRKALDELNKLLQQIETDRNDVIKYEDAVETLFSKEADIRNNIKEIGQRLIMLQQRYEDKRIRIEKKKQAFEDQQRAIQKDLAHRRDGLNQYHQVIENEHLVSNDYLADNKAKSTHLDCLQLISQLRGTINQKREAIEILKGTVVNFNRNFKPQNAFHFNTMPITDADYMQIAVDLQEFIDNNKIEEYRRRTSEHYKDILGRISTEVGALMKRRSDVDGVILDINRDFVEKNFAGVIKSIELRANESSDKLMQLLISIHNYCIENALSIGELNLFSSDNRDEINRKVVDYLKSLSHQLQNEPNRNIVSLGDAFRLQFRVKENDNDTSWVERINNVGSDGTDILVKAMVNIMLINVFKKKAARKSGDFIVHCMMDEIGRLHPNNIKGILQFANSRNIQLINSSPTSYNPYDYRYTYLLSKHGVKTKVEKLLKRI, encoded by the coding sequence ATGAAATACCTGAATAGAATCATATTTATCAATAGTGCTAATATTCCATACGCTGAAATATCAGTAGATGGTAATGTGCATTTCACTGGAACGCAGGGTGTAGGAAAGAGTACAGTACTAAGAGCACTACTATTCTTCTACAATGCCGACAAACATAAGTTGGGTATTCAACAAGGCCAGAAGTCGTTTGATGAGTTCTATTTCCGCCAATCTAACTCGCATATCCTCTATGAGGTAATGCGTGATAATGGAGCATATACCATATTAGTCAACCGATACCAAGGACGTGCTTCTTGGCGATTTATTGATGCACCATACCAAAGAGAGTGGCTCATTGATAATGATAAACAGGTGTTGAGTGACTGGGTCAAGATACGTGAACGTATTGATAAGAATGTGAGTGTATCAGCAAGAATTGACTCAGGGGTGATGTTTAAGGATATCATCTTTGGTAATACACACGACCATAAGTTTACTCGCTATGCCTTAGTACAGAGTTCTCACTATCAAAATATACCTCGAAGTATTCAAAATGTATTCCTTAACACGAAGTTGGATGCTGACTTTGTGAAGAATACTATCATCCAGTCAATGGCTGACGAAGACCACCCTATTGATTTACAAACGTACAGAAGACTGGTAACAGACTTTGAAAGGGAATACGATGAAATAGACTGTTGGTTCCGACAGACACGTAACGGAATTTATCCCGTACGCCAGCAAGCACTGAAAATAGCTGAACAAGGCCGTAAGATAGTTGCGTTTGACCAGCAACTACTTGATGTATGGCACATGCTGAACTATGTTGTAGTGGACGATGAACAACAAATACCACTATTGGAAAGTAAACTTGTAGATGTAAAAAACAATATTGAGAAAGAGAGTAAACGTCAGAAGGAACTTAAAGCTGACTATGACAAAGAAAAAGACTCACTCAATCAAGACCTTGGAGGGAAGAATAGTAAACTGAAAGAGATAGCTGAGAAACGGAAGTATTTTGATGCTATTAACATTAAAGAAAAGGTTGCACTTAATGCTCGTGAGAAGTCATTAAAGCATGAAGCAGCTGAGAAAAAAATGTTATTGGATGATTTGCTCAAAACGAATGCTTCAATAGCAGAGAAGTATAATATCGCCAAAGCGAAACTTGAAAATGCTCATCAAGCATTTATCAATAGGCTGAGAGAGACTTTATATACAAAGCAAACAGAGCTACAACAAGAACGTAATCGCTATGAAGAAGAACGTTCTAAGAACAGAAACCTGGTTATGAACGTGTATCGTACCTTATCACTTGATTCTAAAGAACGTCTTCAAAGCCTTATTGCTGAACAATATAGAGCTGACAGTAGAGTTAAAGAACTACGCCAATGGCACCCTAAGGAGAATGACATCAAGCTGGTGAAGGAGCAACTGGTGCAATTAGATATCAAAGAAAAGGCTAATAAGGAAGAGCAGAAAACTGTTAGAATTCAAATAGAAAAGCTGACTAACGAATTCGAAATGAAAGAGGCTGAGTTGAAACAAGCCTCTTTGCAGGAACAAAAACGATTGGAGAACGATCGTACAATATGCCGTAATGAAATTGAAAGAATCAACGACTTGCTGTCACATCTGGATGACTCGCTGTATCATTGGCTGTGTGAGAACGCTGAAGGATGGGAAGATACGATTGGAAAAGTTGTAGATGAAGAACGGATACTCTACGCCCAAGGACTTGAACCAACATTAGACAATAAAACGGACAACCTATTTGGAGTAAAGCTCAACTTGGAAAATATTGAGCCTACTCATCGTACCCCTGATGAGTATAGGACAAAGAAGAAAAATTTAGAGAGCCAACTACAGCTATTGAATAGACAGTTATCACAACTATCAGTAACCCTTCAAGAGGAAATATCTAAACTTGGTAAGAAGTATGGTAACCTACTTAAACCATTGCGTCAGGAAGCTACTCAGCTAAGAGTGGAGGCTGAACAAATACCTACCAAGAGACAGAACCTGCAGAACCAACAGCATAAATTAAAGATGGAAGAGCAGGAAATAATCTCAAGCGAACAAGAGTTACGTATGCGTGCATTCAATGATGCCACTCTTAAAGTTGAAGCTGAGAAAGAAAGACAAGCTAAAAATGACGCTAAGAACGAAAAGGACTTGAAGGAACTTGATGCAGCTTTCAATAGGTCTGTAAAGGCACTTAATAATGAACTACATACGTTTCAAGAGCAACAAAAGACTGAAGTTGAATTGCATAATCAGGAATTTGAAAATCAAAAAGCTCAACTTGACAAACAACAAAAAGCTGAGCTTGAAGGCAAGGGAGTAGATATCAAACTATTGAACGAATATCGCAAAGCACTTGATGAGCTTAACAAGCTACTTCAACAGATAGAAACAGACCGCAATGATGTAATCAAATACGAAGATGCGGTGGAAACCCTCTTCTCTAAAGAAGCTGATATTAGAAACAATATAAAGGAGATTGGGCAGCGACTTATTATGTTGCAACAACGCTACGAAGACAAACGAATACGCATAGAAAAGAAGAAGCAAGCATTTGAAGACCAACAGAGAGCGATCCAAAAAGACCTCGCTCATAGACGAGATGGACTAAATCAATATCATCAAGTTATAGAAAATGAACACTTAGTATCTAACGATTATCTCGCTGATAATAAGGCTAAGTCTACACATTTAGACTGTCTACAGCTAATAAGTCAGCTGAGAGGCACCATTAATCAGAAACGAGAAGCTATTGAGATACTAAAAGGAACTGTCGTAAACTTCAATCGTAACTTTAAGCCCCAGAATGCTTTTCACTTCAACACAATGCCTATCACAGACGCAGATTATATGCAGATTGCAGTTGACTTACAAGAGTTTATCGACAATAATAAGATAGAAGAGTATCGAAGACGTACCAGTGAACATTACAAAGACATCTTAGGACGTATTTCAACTGAGGTCGGCGCATTGATGAAACGTAGATCAGATGTGGATGGAGTAATCCTTGACATCAATCGAGACTTTGTTGAGAAGAACTTTGCAGGAGTCATTAAAAGTATAGAATTAAGAGCAAATGAGTCGTCAGACAAGCTTATGCAGTTGCTTATATCCATTCATAATTACTGCATAGAGAATGCTCTTTCTATAGGAGAACTAAACCTTTTCTCAAGTGATAATCGTGATGAAATAAACCGAAAGGTTGTAGACTATCTAAAGAGTTTATCTCATCAGTTACAGAACGAGCCCAATCGTAACATCGTATCATTGGGTGATGCCTTCCGTTTACAGTTCCGTGTAAAGGAGAATGACAATGATACAAGCTGGGTAGAACGCATTAATAACGTTGGTTCAGACGGAACAGACATCTTAGTGAAGGCAATGGTTAACATCATGCTTATCAACGTATTCAAGAAGAAGGCAGCCCGTAAGAGTGGTGATTTCATCGTCCATTGTATGATGGATGAGATTGGTCGTCTACATCCAAACAATATTAAAGGCATCTTACAGTTTGCTAACTCACGTAATATCCAGCTAATAAATAGTTCACCAACATCCTATAATCCATACGATTATCGGTACACCTACCTACTAAGCAAGCATGGTGTAAAGACGAAAGTTGAGAAACTTTTAAAGAGAATATAA